In Dendropsophus ebraccatus isolate aDenEbr1 chromosome 14, aDenEbr1.pat, whole genome shotgun sequence, the following proteins share a genomic window:
- the COX11 gene encoding cytochrome c oxidase assembly protein COX11, mitochondrial, translating into MLLWRSWCRGPGLWALRGQTTCCPRGSRGFRSQNQQQQDWRTRNKTVLTYVTAAAVGMVGMSYAAVPLYRLYCQATGLGGTAVAGHSSEQIESMEPVKDRIIKITFNADVHASLHWNFRPQQTEIYLVPGETALAFYKAKNSTDKPVIGISTYNVIPYEAGQYFNKIQCFCFEEQRLNPHEEVDMPVFFFIDPEFAEDPRMAGVENIMLSYTFFEAKEGHKLPVPGYN; encoded by the exons ATGTTACTGTGGAGGTCATGGTGCCGGGGTCCCGGGCTGTGGGCTCTGCGGGGGCAGACGACATGTTGTCCCCGGGGGAGCCGAGGGTTCAGGAGCCAAAACCAACAGCAACAAGACTGGAGAACGCGGAACAAGACGGTGCTGACCTACGTGACCGCTGCGGCTGTGGGTATGGTGGGCATGTCCTATGCTGCGGTGCCCCTCTACCGGCTCTACTGCCAG GCCACGGGACTTGGCGGGACGGCAGTCGCTGGACACAGTTCGGAGCAGATTGAGTCTATGGAGCCTGTGAAGGATCGTATCATCAAAATCACCTTCAATGCGGACGTCCACGCCAGTCTACACTGGAACTTCAGACCTCAGCAGACAGAGATCTAT TTAGTTCCAGGTGAAACCGCATTAGCATTTTACAAGGCAAAAAATTCTACTGACAAGCCAGTTATAGGAATTTCTACTTACAACGTGATTCCCTATGAAGCCGGACAATATTTTAACAAAATTCAG TGCTTTTGCTTTGAGGAGCAGAGACTAAACCCACATGAGGAGGTGgacatgccagttttcttttTCATTGACCCAGAGTTTGCAGAAGACCCAAGGATGGCAGGAGTGGAGAACATTATGTTATCATATACATTTTTTGAAGCCAAGGAAGGCCATAAGTTACCGGTCCCTGGATACAACTGA